A single genomic interval of Lathyrus oleraceus cultivar Zhongwan6 chromosome 7, CAAS_Psat_ZW6_1.0, whole genome shotgun sequence harbors:
- the LOC127103831 gene encoding uncharacterized protein LOC127103831 → MKERTVTDDPPRPLRQPRDREGSTSAPHQEAQPNAAETQPPQPPPIDENSKEYRMQMSQFCVMQDFCFQYGLSGRVLTHQTDLWEEAHRFRDRFSRPPPAPHFGQFTFPWWNQPVQIGGEIPQQPPHQTPPQQQHTPSGNTETLTPISAFARGHTMLDPTDMINFDTHMQDGGQSD, encoded by the coding sequence ATGAAGGAGCGGACGGTCACAGATGATCCGCCCCGACCTCTGAGGCAACCACGAGACAGGGAGGGAAGCACCAGTGCTCCGCACCAGGAGGCTCAGCCGAATGCAGCAGAGACACAGCCACCTCAGCCTCCTCCAATTGATGAGAACTCCAAAGAGTACCGGATGCAGATGTCCCAGTTTTGTGTTATGCAGGATTTCTGTTTTCAGTATGGGCTGTCAGGGAGAGTTCTGACTCATCAGACTGATCTGTGGGAGGAAGCACATCGCTTCAGAGATAGATTCTCCAGACCGCCTCCAGCACCTCATTTTGGCCAGTTCACCTTTCCTTGGTGGAACCAGCCAGTGCAGATAGGGGGAGAGATTCCACAGCAGCCACCGCACCAGACACCACCTCAGCAGCAGCATACTCCGTCGGGCAACACAGAGACATTGACGCCTATCTCTGCCTTCGCACGAGGGCACACTATGTTGGACCCGACAGATATGATTAACTTTGATACCCATATGCAGGACGGTGGACAGAGTGATTGA